TGCTACTGGATCCTTATTCAATTATTAGGACTAGTGAAGTCATAGATCTTAAAGGAAATCCTACAACTACCATGTTACTAAACCAGCTTAATCCCTAACTACCCtcaaacattcatccttatatcCATAAATGAGTGTTTTCCTTATTCCTCCTCAAAAAAATCCTCTTTGTAATAGAATGAGACCATTGTAGAAAACTACAGTCATTCAATCCAAGTGCAGAGGTATGAAGCCTAGTCCCAACATACACATCATTATCATAATTCCTGTTGTGAGGATTGAGGATCAATGCAGAAGGGGAAGTGGAAAAATTTAAAGGCAAACTGAACAGGAAGTTTGGTGTGAGGTTGTGTTTATTGTAAATGTCAGTAGCACCATGCTCACAAAGTCTCCAAGGTAACTGCCCAAGTATGAAAACATGCCCAGACAAAGATGACTCCGATGGGCATGCTAAAGTGGATGTGGAAAAGCTTGGGTGTCCTCAACCTTAGGCAAAGATCTATAGTCAACTAAATGATGGTGAAAATGGGAACAATAATCTCCCCCAGGAAGAGTACACTAGTTGGCTATGCAACACTAAGTGGATctgaaaacatacacatgtaaacataatTACTcttattgtgcatgtgtgtgtgtatgtatgatatagCACAGTTAGATAGattgaaatagatagatagatagacagatagatagatagacagataggtacacaggtagatggatagatgggtagatgggtgggtggatggatcgATCGATAGATAGTGGGATAATCGATGGATGGCTAGATGGACACATGGATGGATAactagataggtagatagataggttatatatagatagatgatagatacatagaagatagatgatggatggatggaagaatgacagatggatggatggatggttggatggatgggtggatggatggatggatggatggatggatgggtgggtggatggatggggagATGCAAGGTAtgtagataggtgatagatagatatatagatagacagacagacagacagacaggaataaagggaaggagggaggagaaggagggatgaGGATGAATGGTGGGAAgaggtgagagagaaagaaaatagggagaaCTTCTAAAAAATCTCCCAAAAGAACaggtaaaacaaagaaaaacctctCAAGCTGAACTCAGCTATCTTTTCAATTCATTCCTAAGCAATGAAAATTAGTattctcatatattacatatttggGATAGTTTGCTATATCTGAAACAGTCTTCCTTTATTTCCCTCTGCTTCTGTGAGTTATTGCGACATGGCAATTACTGTGTCTTCTTAAGCTACCAGAATTtcacactgagaaagaaactgTAGATAAAAATAGTTGAAGCCCTATACTCTTAGATGTGCTATCTACTGCCTTCTAAAGCAGTATTGTACAATGAGAAAAAGTTAGGATCAATTCTGTATGAGACAGCACAGTCCTTTCCATACACACTACTGAGGCTTGTGTTGTTCCTGTGTTTATTAATTTATGATGTTCTGATATATGTAAAACCTGTGGAATGGCTGCATCACTCTCTGAATGTAGTCACCTTCGGCACTTATTTTTTCAGAGTACAATCTATCAGAATCTACTCTTTCACTAATTCTCAATACTGTTGTCTGCATCTTCCAGGCTTCATTGTCATGCGTTTATAAGTTcatttttaagatagggtcttgctGGAATGTTCAGTCTGACTTAAACATACCATGCAACCTAAGCTTGACTGCCACTTTTCATCTTGAAACAGAAGTGTGTTATTACCAGTGCTTACTCTTTAAGAATAGCATTTGTTCAATCTCAAGCTCCCTCCAAGGATCTAGTTCTTGATCAGTGTATTTTGTGTCTATCAGAGGCTGCTTGGTGTATGCAGTTTTTGCACAGTTCTAAATCTAGAGAGACAGATCTGTATATTGTCAGGGTCTTCCACCAACATAAACACATCCTAATAAGTTTCCAGTTACTAAACTAACTAGGAAATCGTTTCAGtatttatttaagatattttgcCCAGAACTTTGTTCCCCATCAAAGGGAAAGAAATTTATTCAACAGCTAATCTTATTGATATgttattcctttgtttttcataACCTATGACTACAAATTATACTTATAAATGGATTAAAAAGTGACTAGAGAGCCGAGCTTGACTCCATACTTGTGAAATCCCAGAAGTATGGAGGCTGAAGTCAGAGAACTGTGAATCTGAGACAAGCTTGGGCTACACTGTGAATTTCAGGCTTATCTGGGTTATACAGGGAAACTCTGAAAGCAAGAACACTGCTAACAATGCTTTCTGGGACTGAACATAAGAGGAGTCTGAGAGACCCTTCTGAAGACTGAGTGAAAATAAAGTCTCAGTAGCAGTGCTGACCACATGCATCCTCACACAGGGATGGGAGGACATTTGCTCATGTATCTTTGTGACCCCAGAAATGTGGACAAACATTCAGCTGCTAACTGTGGACAGACCAAACTGGATCAGGTGCACCAGAAGAAGAGTGTAAATTCCTAGATACACTGATTATACTTGATTGGTTCAGTGCAAACATAGATGGTAAACCAGATGTGTTTTGATACTCTAAAGGAGAAACTTAAAAAGCCTTTGAAATTTTCAtccatatgtataatatatattgatTATATCCATCCTCCTGCACTTCCTTCTGTATACTCCTAGGATCCACCAAAATGTTTCCCACCTGATatcttcacctttttttttctaacatcAATGCCTTGTTTCTTCAGAAAGAGGTGTACAGGCTTCATGACCTACTTCTAATCATAAAAGAAGAAACTCTGAGAGTTAACATTACTGTATTATTTCACTGTCTCttacaaccacacacacaactGTATTTTAATTGAAACATTTACATTTATTCTACAATTTCAATTTGGCATACGTGGTTACTGTAGGATCATTGTTAGgggcagggacacacacacacatacacacacacacacatacactctctctcacacacacacactctctcacacacacacatacaaaccaggGTAGAATACAAGAATAATGTGCAAAGAATATTTTAGGGTTAGGCAAAAGTTAATCCTTCAAGCTTAAGTGACTTCAATGAAATGGAATGAAGAAACTAGACTAAATTTTGATGGTCAGTTGCCATGTTGCAGAGAAAAATTGTGATCAAATGTGCTCTATGAGCCTTAAGCCTGCTTTCCCTACTTGATTAGTAATATGATCTACTGGCTGGAAAATTATATTGTTCAAATGATCAGAGGAGACAAGGAGAGAAAGcagttccttaaaaaaaaaaatcaagagcagCTTGTCACCAATCCTTGGCAGGAAGGCTCCTGCTTTtccagccctttcctccccataaGCACCACTCCACAGCACATCTCTCTCACAGTGCAGAGCTGAGAGTCTGCATTCTGACATACTTGTCAGACTCAGAAGTTGTCATGAAACTCTGCCTGTGCCCCAAAGTGTGTTGCCTCCCAAATCCCTAACCCATCCAGCTTCTCATTTATTCTGTAGAAATGCCTAGAATCCAGCAACATTTCCTATTGCAGGTTACAATCTGCATTCTATGTTTGCTGTTTAACCTCTTCCTTCTTGATGGGTTTTTCATGTCTGGGAAACTGCATGAAATCCTTCAGGGCTGCGAGGTCTTTGGACTTCCTGTGACACTCCTGGAGGTTGCAATAGCGCTCATACAGGTCTTCTTCCTCAGCACAAGGGCTCTCCTTGTTAAATAGCATCTGATAGCATCTCTTTACTTCTGGGAAATCGATGAGATCTGAGTAGGAGTTCAGAGGACTTTGCCTCCTCTGAAGAGCTTTATGCATGTACTCCTTTGTTAATCTTCTCAGTTCTTccatcttctgtcttctctcactgTTATCATCTTCTCCtgtattcttcagtttcttcagttttTCCCTGTAACAGCACATGATTAAGCAATAGAGGGGACTGTTGTGAGCTGTGGATCGCAGTGCTTTTTCAAGAAATTCAATAGCTCTGTCTAGGTTACCCTTGATCTTGTAAAACTGAGCAGCCTTGTGGAGGACATCCATCTGGTTAGGAGCTTTTTCCAGGGCATCTCTCATCAATTGCTCCCCTTTAGATTTTTCTCCCATCTTGTGCAGTTTCAGGGCCAGGAGAATTTTGACATACTGGTTCTGAGAATTCAGCTCCATGGCCTGCTTCAGAGCATCCTCAGAGACCTGCTTCTCAGGTCTTTCTTCTAGGCGGTACATGGCAATGGCCATCCCAGACGAGCACTCCGGATCCTTGGGCTTCGCTTCCAGAGCCTTTTCAAAGCACATTTTGGCTCGTTCATTTCTTCCACACTTTAGGTGTGTCCATCCTTCCTCACAGTCAAGGTCTGGGCATTCCATGCTGTAAGGATTTGCAAACTTTTGGCAAACTTGTCTCACCTTGTCAACATAAGCCTGAGCTTCTGAGAGATTGCCCATGTGATAGTAGATCCAAGCATAGTTTCCCCAGGTGACCAGATGTCTAATTTCTGTTTGATCATCGTGCTCCGGCTTCCGTAAATCTTCAGCTTGCCCTAAGTATTCCAGGGCTGCCTCGTTTTCTCCATCTAGGTGCTTTATATAGGCCAATAAGTCATACATTGTTGCTTTGTATTCAAAGTTTAAATGTTCGATTTGGCTGCACACCCTGTCTTCCATATGACTTGACATACTTCCTTCCTTGAATAAATTCCAGGTGAAATGGCACTTCAGCTGTGGAAGGATATTTTCCAGAGATTCCCCGTTGACCTCACTGTGGAGGAAAAACACATGGTCACCATGATGAGTACCTGTACATCTTGTGTATCTTGTGATGGTTAAGTTTACATGGTAACTGGATTGAGCACCAGGACATTGAAAAAGCAATGTCTTGTGGGTCTTGGACTTAGACTACAGTGTTAGCCATGGGCTCTAAAATATGTTGTTTTCTGGTCATTCTTTTCTAATCCTAATTTCTCAGCCCTGAAATACACATTAAACCTTCAAGCTTTCTTTAAATCTACACACTTTCCAATCTTCTACCTGTCATCTTTTTATGGTAGTTCCTGTGAACAGATTCACACAGCCAGTGTAGGAGGTGTTTTCTACACTCAAGGATAGGGAGATCTTCTAGTAACTACTTCATCCACAAGTAATTATTGCCCCTATTTGGACACATATATTAAAAATCTTTGGTCCTTTTAAAACAGTTCTATACTCATATAGTTTTTATCCTTATCTTAGATCTATTCATAGAAGAGTTTAGAATTCTCTGCAATTTTACACTTTCGTCATAAACAAAAGCTGCTTGTGATTCAGGACAGAAGCATGGTACAATTTGACAGGCTTTAGTTCctcatccctgttctggtttacACGGGAGTAGTTACAcatcaggaagaagagagccatGTTAATGTGCTTCCCAATTCTGATAAAACAAATTTCAAAGCTGAGCATGGTTGTTCAAATTCTCAATTTCAGCACCCAGGGACCAGAAGTCAACTGATGCGTGTGCATTTGAGACTAGCCAAggttacatggtgagaccctgactcagaaagaaaaaagaaggaaaggaaatataTGTTCTCTGAGACATAATCATGAGCTGGAGTATTGGACTACAAGATTATTCATGAACACACTTGATAAGGAGTcaaaatgacattaaaataacCACAGAAAATAACCCACAAATTCTTTAGTCTTTTCAAATATAAGAAGCTACATGTGGATACAACCCTAGGTGTTACCTTTCAGGTCTCAGATTTCCTGAGGCAGATGGTTGTGAAAGAGGCACAACACATGCATCTTTAAGGCCTTCCCTGACTTCAGCTCTTCCCTGCATCTGTCCTTACACAGACTGAGTGTAAAGGAGAAAGATGCTGTGTTAGCTAATTTTTATTGTAAATCTGATGGGATGTGTAATTCCCATAGAAAAACACCTTTGGGTATATCTAGGCAGGTATCCAAAAATGTTTAATTGTGCAGTACAAGTCTCTCTAAATGTGGATGGCACCGAACCATGGACTCTGATCACCATAACTTTGCTGCCATGATTGTACCCTCAAACTCTCAGCtgataaaaattaatgttttccagccaccatcttggcacaTGCAGCTCAACCAGGTATGCAGAaggcaccagagtgaaggattgtccaggacacagcctgcctgaaTTCCTTCCCCTCCAGGGAGTAGGGCATATATCCTGCGGGGATCCtctgacctgcaggaagtccTGTGGTTAGACTGGGCTCCAGGGTCGAGGTTGCCAGCCACCAGCTTGGCTCCAGCAGCTCAGCCTGGGAAGCCTCTGACCTGAAGGGAGTCCTGCGATTAGAGAGAACCCTGCGGTCCAAGGTctccagccaccatcttggcgcAGGCATCTCAACCAGGCCCCCAGGAGactcaagcaccagccagtgacaagaggactaactaacaccagagataaccagatggcaaaaggcaaatgcaggaacgttactaacagaaatcaaggcaatatggcagcatttgaccccaattctccaacaacagcaagtcctggataccccaacacaccagaaaaacaagatttggatttaaaatcactggtcataatgctgttagaggaacataagaaggacataaataaatctcttaaagaaatacaggggaaaatgagtaagttagaagcccttaaaatggaaacacaaaaatcacttaaagaaattcaggagaatatgggtcaacagacaaaagccaataaagaggaaatgcaaaaatcacttaaagaaatgcaggagaaattgagtcaacaggcagaagtcatgaaaggggaaaaacaaaaatatattaaagaaatacaagaaaatacaaacaagcaagtgaaggaactgagcaaaacaatccagaatctaaaaacagaagtagaaacaactaagaaatcacaaagggagacaactgtggagatagaaaaccttgggaagaaatcaggggccatagacacaaatatcaacaacagaatacaagagatggaagaaataatctcagacacagaaaatatcatagaaaccattgactcaacagtgaaagaaaatgcaaaaagcaaaaatcttgtaacccaaaacatccaggaaatccaggacacaattagaaggccaaacctaaggattataggtatagatgagagtgaagatttacaactaaaagggccagcaaatatcttcaacaaaattatggaagaaaacttccctaacctaaagtgagagtttcccatgaacatacaagaagccctacagaactccaaacagactggaccagaacagaaatacctcctgtcacataataatcaaaaccccaaatgtactaaacaaagaaatagtattaaaagcagtaagagaataaggccaagtaacatataaaggaagacagatTAGAATTACAACAgatttttcaccagagaccatgaaagctagaagatcctgggcagatctcatgcagactctaaaagaacacaaatgccagccaagattactatacccagcaaaactctcaatcaccatagatggagaaaacaagatattccatgataaaaccaaatttacacaatatctttccacaaacccagtcatataaaggataataggtagaaaacaccaatacaaggagggaaactacaccctggaa
This portion of the Apodemus sylvaticus chromosome 1, mApoSyl1.1, whole genome shotgun sequence genome encodes:
- the LOC127688370 gene encoding interferon-induced protein with tetratricopeptide repeats 3-like, encoding MSEVNGESLENILPQLKCHFTWNLFKEGSMSSHMEDRVCSQIEHLNFEYKATMYDLLAYIKHLDGENEAALEYLGQAEDLRKPEHDDQTEIRHLVTWGNYAWIYYHMGNLSEAQAYVDKVRQVCQKFANPYSMECPDLDCEEGWTHLKCGRNERAKMCFEKALEAKPKDPECSSGMAIAMYRLEERPEKQVSEDALKQAMELNSQNQYVKILLALKLHKMGEKSKGEQLMRDALEKAPNQMDVLHKAAQFYKIKGNLDRAIEFLEKALRSTAHNSPLYCLIMCCYREKLKKLKNTGEDDNSERRQKMEELRRLTKEYMHKALQRRQSPLNSYSDLIDFPEVKRCYQMLFNKESPCAEEEDLYERYCNLQECHRKSKDLAALKDFMQFPRHEKPIKKEEVKQQT